Proteins found in one Aquibium microcysteis genomic segment:
- the chvE gene encoding multiple monosaccharide ABC transporter substrate-binding protein, with the protein MRLLNVALAATALIASAFAVPSFAQDKGTIGIAMPTKSSARWISDGNSMVEQFKAAGYETDLQYAEDDIPNQLAQIENMITKGVDVLVIAAIDGTTLSNALENAAAAGIKVIAYDRLIRDSGNVDYYATFDNFKVGVQQASSLVKGLGERFGDGPYNVELFGGSPDDNNAFFFYNGAMSVLQPLIDSGKVVIVSGQTGMDKVGTLRWDGAVAQARMENLLSANYTDKQVHGVLSPYDGLSIGILSALKGVGYGSGDLKMPIVTGQDAEVPSVKSILAGEQYSTVFKDTRELARVTVGMVNAVLGGGEPEINDTKTYDNGVKVVPSYLLEPVSVDASNWEEILIGSGYYTKDQVQ; encoded by the coding sequence ATGAGACTTCTCAACGTTGCGCTGGCGGCCACCGCGCTGATCGCGTCCGCCTTCGCCGTGCCGTCCTTCGCGCAGGACAAGGGCACCATCGGCATCGCCATGCCGACCAAGTCGTCGGCCCGCTGGATCTCGGACGGCAACTCGATGGTCGAGCAGTTCAAGGCCGCCGGCTACGAGACCGATCTGCAATATGCCGAGGACGACATCCCCAACCAGCTCGCCCAGATCGAGAACATGATCACCAAGGGCGTCGACGTGCTGGTGATCGCGGCCATCGACGGCACGACGCTGTCGAACGCGCTGGAGAACGCGGCGGCGGCCGGCATCAAGGTCATCGCCTACGACCGCCTGATCCGCGACAGCGGCAATGTCGACTATTACGCCACCTTCGACAATTTCAAGGTCGGCGTGCAGCAGGCGAGCTCGCTGGTGAAGGGACTGGGCGAGCGCTTCGGCGACGGCCCGTACAATGTCGAGCTGTTCGGCGGCTCGCCGGACGACAACAACGCCTTCTTCTTCTACAACGGCGCCATGAGCGTGCTGCAGCCGCTGATCGATTCCGGCAAGGTCGTGATCGTGTCCGGCCAGACCGGCATGGACAAGGTCGGCACGCTGCGCTGGGACGGCGCGGTGGCGCAGGCGCGCATGGAGAACCTGCTCTCGGCCAACTACACCGACAAGCAGGTGCACGGCGTGCTGTCGCCCTATGACGGCCTGTCGATCGGCATCCTGTCGGCGCTGAAGGGCGTCGGCTACGGCTCCGGCGACCTGAAGATGCCGATCGTCACCGGCCAGGACGCCGAGGTGCCGTCGGTGAAGTCGATCCTGGCCGGCGAGCAGTATTCGACCGTGTTCAAGGACACGCGCGAACTCGCCCGCGTCACCGTGGGCATGGTCAATGCGGTGCTGGGCGGCGGCGAGCCGGAGATCAACGACACCAAGACCTACGACAACGGCGTCAAGGTCGTCCCGTCCTACCTGCTCGAGCCGGTCTCGGTGGACGCGAGCAACTGGGAGGAGATCCTGATCGGCAGCGGCTACTACACCAAGGACCAGGTGCAGTAA